In one Mucilaginibacter ginsenosidivorax genomic region, the following are encoded:
- a CDS encoding glucose-1-phosphate adenylyltransferase encodes MTSKVISIVLGGGQGSRLSPLTATRSKPAVPIAGKYRLVDIPISNCLHSGITRIYVLTQFNSASLNKHIKNTYHFSSFSDAFVDILAAEQTPSSVSWFQGTADAVRQSLHHLAVHEFEYVLILSGDQLYQMDFDDMITKHIDAGAEISIATIPVDAADVPGFGILKADDDSMVTAFIEKPKSNFESWASDVSDEMKAEGRVYLASMGIYIFNRKLLYELLEGNDRTDFGKEIIPQSIVNHKVLSYQYEGYWTDIGTIPSFFDANLGLTDEIPKFNLFGENHIYTRARMLPPSKVSGTTLNKSIIADGCIISAKTITRSIIGIRTRIGVDTEIENCYVMGSDNYQTLEQIAELKLSDSPIMGIGDRVKIKNAIIDKNTYIGDDVSINCGGLLPDGDYGTHTVQDGIVVVKKRAIIPSGTII; translated from the coding sequence ATGACATCTAAAGTAATTTCAATTGTGCTTGGCGGTGGCCAGGGCAGTCGCTTATCGCCCCTTACTGCAACACGTTCAAAACCGGCTGTGCCAATTGCCGGTAAGTACCGTTTGGTTGATATTCCCATTTCCAATTGCCTGCACTCGGGTATTACACGTATTTATGTGTTAACGCAGTTTAACTCGGCTTCGTTAAATAAACACATCAAAAATACTTACCACTTTAGCAGCTTTAGCGATGCTTTTGTTGATATTTTGGCGGCAGAACAGACGCCCTCAAGCGTATCATGGTTTCAGGGTACAGCCGATGCGGTAAGGCAAAGTTTACACCACCTGGCTGTACATGAGTTTGAGTACGTACTGATCCTATCGGGCGACCAACTGTACCAGATGGATTTTGATGATATGATAACCAAGCATATAGACGCCGGTGCCGAAATTTCTATCGCTACTATTCCTGTTGATGCGGCTGATGTTCCGGGATTTGGTATTTTGAAAGCAGATGACGATAGCATGGTTACTGCATTTATCGAAAAACCAAAATCGAACTTTGAAAGCTGGGCATCTGACGTAAGCGACGAGATGAAAGCCGAAGGACGGGTTTACCTGGCATCAATGGGTATTTACATTTTTAACCGTAAACTGCTTTATGAATTGCTGGAAGGTAATGACCGTACCGATTTTGGTAAAGAGATTATTCCGCAATCTATAGTTAATCATAAGGTTTTAAGCTACCAGTACGAGGGTTACTGGACAGATATTGGTACCATACCATCGTTCTTTGACGCCAACCTGGGCCTAACCGACGAGATACCTAAGTTTAACCTTTTTGGCGAAAACCATATTTATACCCGTGCGCGCATGCTGCCGCCATCAAAGGTGTCGGGTACCACATTAAATAAATCAATTATTGCCGATGGTTGTATCATCAGCGCTAAAACAATTACCCGCTCTATCATCGGTATCCGCACGCGGATAGGAGTTGATACCGAAATTGAGAATTGTTACGTAATGGGTAGCGATAATTACCAAACGCTTGAACAAATTGCCGAACTGAAATTAAGCGATTCGCCAATTATGGGTATAGGCGACAGGGTGAAGATAAAGAACGCCATTATTGATAAAAATACCTACATAGGCGATGACGTAAGTATCAATTGCGGTGGTCTGTTGCCCGATGGCGATTACGGGACCCATACCGTGCAGGATGGTATTGTAGTTGTTAAAAAACGAGCAATTATCCCCAGTGGTACAATAATTTAA
- a CDS encoding glycogen synthase, with amino-acid sequence MKIFHLSAECYPVAKVGGLADVVGALPKYQNLAGLQAAVVMPYYDRKFTQENEFDVVFTAVTLLNTRRLYFEILKEKTDKLGFELFLVRIPGLLDRENVYSYPDEREQFIAFQLAFLDWISYSQQTPDVIHCHDHHSGLVPFLLYHSKLYRRLANVPTVFTIHNGQYHGAFGWEHFQYLPEVDPASTGLLDWAGGINPLAAAVKCSWLYTTVSPTYLRELTINSNGLEYLFYIERAKGHGIINGIDTEVWNPLKDPMIPSHFNTKTLAKGKQLNKEVLCTRFGLDPSKPLFTFIGRLVIEKGADLLPEAIDRTLAQYGDEVNFFILGSGDKDMELALLELKAKYPGRCNVFIGYDESLAHVVYAGADFLMMPSRVEPCGLNQLYSLRYGTMPLVRSTGGLIDSVIDFGDEGGYGIRFNQVSVDDICHAINRAAALYQNQPQLQILRKRMMALDFSWDRSAKEYINLYESLNPLI; translated from the coding sequence ATGAAAATATTCCATTTGAGTGCCGAATGTTACCCCGTTGCCAAAGTTGGCGGCCTTGCAGATGTTGTTGGTGCACTGCCTAAATACCAGAACCTGGCAGGCTTGCAGGCAGCGGTTGTAATGCCTTATTACGACCGCAAGTTTACCCAGGAAAACGAATTTGATGTTGTTTTTACTGCCGTAACTTTACTAAATACCCGCCGCCTTTATTTTGAAATTTTAAAAGAAAAAACCGATAAGCTGGGTTTTGAATTGTTTTTAGTCCGCATACCTGGACTGCTTGATAGGGAAAATGTATACAGCTATCCCGACGAACGGGAGCAGTTCATCGCTTTTCAGCTGGCTTTTTTAGATTGGATCAGCTACTCGCAGCAAACACCGGACGTTATCCACTGTCATGATCATCACTCCGGCCTGGTACCATTCCTGCTTTACCATTCCAAATTGTACAGACGGCTGGCCAATGTACCTACGGTATTTACCATTCACAACGGCCAGTATCATGGCGCTTTTGGCTGGGAGCATTTTCAGTACCTGCCCGAAGTTGATCCGGCTTCAACAGGCCTGCTTGATTGGGCAGGCGGCATAAACCCGCTGGCTGCCGCTGTAAAATGCAGTTGGCTGTATACCACGGTTTCGCCAACTTATTTGCGCGAGCTTACCATTAACTCAAACGGGTTGGAATACCTTTTTTACATCGAAAGGGCGAAAGGGCATGGTATCATCAACGGTATTGATACAGAAGTGTGGAATCCTTTGAAAGACCCTATGATACCGAGCCATTTTAATACTAAAACACTGGCGAAGGGAAAGCAATTAAACAAAGAAGTACTTTGTACCCGCTTTGGGTTGGATCCGTCGAAACCCTTATTTACTTTCATCGGCCGGCTGGTGATTGAAAAGGGCGCCGATCTGTTGCCCGAGGCTATCGACCGTACACTGGCGCAATATGGCGATGAGGTTAACTTTTTTATCCTTGGCTCGGGCGACAAAGATATGGAACTGGCCTTACTTGAACTTAAGGCCAAATATCCCGGCAGGTGCAATGTATTTATCGGTTATGACGAATCGTTGGCACACGTAGTGTATGCCGGCGCCGATTTCCTGATGATGCCATCGCGGGTTGAACCATGCGGGCTTAACCAGCTTTATTCCCTACGGTATGGCACCATGCCGCTGGTACGCAGTACGGGCGGCTTAATTGACTCGGTAATTGATTTTGGCGACGAAGGCGGCTACGGCATCCGGTTTAACCAGGTTTCTGTGGATGATATTTGCCACGCCATAAACCGGGCTGCCGCACTTTACCAAAACCAGCCACAACTACAAATACTCCGCAAGCGCATGATGGCCCTCGATTTTTCGTGGGACAGATCGGCCAAAGAATATATAAACCTTTATGAAAGTTTAAACCCTCTGATATGA
- the polA gene encoding DNA polymerase I — protein MKKLFLLDGMALIYRAHFALSKSPRFTSGGMNTSAVMGFTNTLLDVLKKEKPTHMAVVFDTEAPTERHTDYEHYKAHREAMPEDLSKALPYVVKLILGFNIPVITSDGYEADDIIGTLAKKAEQKGYQVYCMTPDKDFAQLVSDNIRIYKPARMGNGMEILGVKEVLEKWEIERVEQVIDILGLWGDAVDNIPGIPGIGEKTAKSLIKQYGSMENIIAHSHELKGKQRENVEQFAEQGLLSKKLATILLNVPVELDEEGLEVGAPSKELLEPLFAELEFRTLGRRVFGDDFTITEFKSAGTQTDLFGEPVATARTTMTVDVEDIREDFVTASKNIDNVPHEYHLADTAEKRAELITILEKQESFCFDTETTGTDANYCELVGLSFSIKAGEAWYVPVPEDQEAAKTIVNEFKPVLENENIGKIGQNIKFDILMLKWYNVQVKGQLFDTMMAHYIIDPDTRHGMDVLSENYLGYKPVSITSLIGPKGKNQGSMRDVEIEKIKEYAAEDADITLQLKSVFEPKLKEVESEKLIHEIEHPLIYVLADIEFEGVKIDHFTLGEFSKELETDISKLEKTVYEKAGVRFNIASPKQLGEVLFEKLMLDPKAKKTKTGQYQTGEDVLLSLAAKSDIVRDILDFRQLQKLKSTYVDALPTMVNPKTGRVHTSYNQAVAATGRLSSVNPNLQNIPIRTERGREVRKAFIPRNVGHSIVSADYSQIELRIIAEISKDPNMTQAFVDNLDIHTATAANVYGIALEEVTSEQRRNAKAVNFGIIYGQSAFGLSQSLGIPRKEAADIIEQYFAQFPGIKQYMSDTMNFARENGYVCTLMGRRRYLRDINSANATVRGFAERNAINAPIQGSAADMIKIAMINIHREFINQKLDARMTMQVHDELVFDVPHDEIEIVKPIIMHNMKTAIKTTVPIMVEIGTGLNWLEAH, from the coding sequence ATGAAAAAACTATTTCTTTTGGATGGCATGGCCCTTATTTACCGGGCGCATTTTGCTTTGAGTAAAAGTCCGCGGTTTACCTCGGGCGGGATGAATACATCGGCGGTAATGGGCTTTACCAATACCCTGCTGGATGTTTTGAAAAAAGAAAAACCAACACACATGGCTGTGGTTTTTGATACCGAAGCGCCAACCGAACGCCATACCGATTACGAACATTACAAGGCTCACCGCGAGGCTATGCCCGAAGATTTATCAAAGGCATTACCCTACGTAGTGAAGCTGATACTGGGTTTTAACATCCCGGTAATAACATCAGATGGTTATGAGGCCGATGATATTATAGGCACCCTGGCCAAAAAGGCCGAGCAAAAGGGCTACCAGGTTTACTGTATGACACCCGATAAGGATTTTGCGCAGCTGGTATCTGATAATATCCGCATTTACAAACCTGCCCGAATGGGTAACGGGATGGAGATTTTGGGCGTGAAGGAGGTGCTGGAGAAATGGGAAATAGAACGCGTTGAACAGGTTATAGATATTTTAGGCCTTTGGGGCGATGCGGTAGATAATATTCCCGGTATTCCGGGTATAGGCGAGAAAACTGCAAAATCGCTTATTAAACAATACGGCTCGATGGAAAACATTATTGCCCACAGCCATGAACTAAAAGGCAAGCAGCGCGAGAATGTTGAGCAATTTGCCGAGCAGGGTTTACTATCAAAAAAACTGGCGACTATATTATTAAACGTACCTGTTGAATTGGACGAGGAAGGGCTGGAAGTTGGTGCGCCGAGTAAAGAACTGTTAGAGCCCCTTTTTGCCGAACTGGAGTTCCGCACGCTGGGCAGGCGCGTTTTTGGCGATGATTTTACCATTACTGAGTTTAAATCTGCAGGTACCCAAACCGACTTGTTTGGCGAGCCTGTTGCCACCGCCCGCACCACCATGACAGTTGATGTGGAGGATATCCGCGAAGACTTTGTAACAGCATCTAAAAATATTGATAACGTACCGCACGAATACCACCTGGCAGATACAGCTGAAAAACGCGCAGAGCTGATAACTATCCTTGAAAAACAGGAAAGTTTTTGCTTTGATACTGAAACTACCGGAACTGATGCAAATTATTGCGAATTGGTTGGCTTGTCGTTTTCAATAAAAGCAGGCGAGGCCTGGTATGTGCCGGTACCCGAAGATCAGGAAGCTGCTAAAACTATAGTTAATGAGTTTAAACCGGTGCTGGAAAATGAAAATATAGGCAAAATAGGGCAAAATATTAAGTTTGATATCCTGATGCTGAAATGGTACAATGTGCAGGTTAAAGGCCAGCTGTTTGATACCATGATGGCACATTACATTATCGACCCGGATACCCGCCATGGGATGGATGTACTGTCCGAAAATTACCTTGGCTATAAGCCGGTTTCCATTACTTCGCTTATTGGCCCCAAAGGTAAAAACCAGGGCAGCATGCGCGATGTGGAGATAGAAAAAATTAAAGAATACGCCGCGGAGGATGCCGACATTACCCTGCAGTTAAAATCAGTCTTCGAACCAAAATTAAAAGAGGTGGAAAGCGAAAAGCTTATTCACGAAATAGAGCATCCATTGATTTACGTTTTGGCCGACATTGAATTTGAAGGTGTAAAAATAGACCACTTTACGCTGGGCGAGTTCAGTAAGGAGCTGGAGACGGATATTAGTAAACTCGAAAAAACTGTTTATGAAAAAGCGGGGGTAAGGTTCAACATAGCCTCGCCAAAACAGCTAGGCGAGGTGCTGTTTGAAAAACTGATGCTTGACCCTAAAGCCAAAAAAACCAAAACCGGCCAATACCAAACCGGCGAAGATGTGCTGCTGTCTTTGGCTGCCAAAAGTGATATTGTAAGGGATATATTGGATTTTAGGCAACTGCAAAAACTAAAATCAACTTATGTTGATGCTTTGCCAACTATGGTGAACCCTAAAACGGGTAGGGTGCACACCTCATATAACCAGGCGGTAGCCGCTACCGGCAGGTTAAGCAGTGTTAACCCCAACCTGCAAAATATCCCTATTCGTACCGAGCGGGGCAGGGAGGTACGTAAAGCATTTATCCCCAGAAATGTGGGTCACAGCATTGTATCTGCCGATTATTCGCAGATAGAATTGCGCATCATAGCCGAGATCAGTAAAGACCCAAACATGACGCAGGCCTTTGTGGATAACCTTGACATTCATACCGCCACCGCTGCCAATGTTTATGGCATAGCTTTGGAAGAAGTAACCAGCGAGCAGCGGCGCAACGCAAAAGCGGTTAATTTTGGCATCATTTACGGGCAATCGGCCTTTGGTTTATCACAAAGTTTAGGCATCCCGCGTAAAGAGGCTGCGGATATTATTGAGCAGTACTTTGCGCAGTTTCCTGGTATTAAACAATATATGAGTGATACCATGAACTTTGCCCGCGAAAACGGCTATGTATGTACGTTGATGGGCCGTCGCCGTTACCTACGCGATATCAATTCGGCCAACGCCACCGTTCGTGGTTTTGCCGAGCGAAATGCCATTAATGCCCCCATACAAGGTTCGGCGGCAGATATGATCAAGATAGCCATGATCAACATTCACCGCGAATTTATAAATCAAAAATTAGATGCCCGCATGACCATGCAGGTACATGATGAGTTGGTGTTTGATGTACCTCATGACGAAATTGAGATTGTAAAACCCATCATTATGCACAACATGAAAACCGCCATTAAAACAACAGTGCCTATTATGGTAGAGATTGGTACGGGGTTGAATTGGTTAGAGGCGCATTGA
- a CDS encoding DNA-3-methyladenine glycosylase I, with the protein MNDNPQGIIRCSWAGTDPLYNKYHDEEWGKEVHDDKTLFEFLILESAQAGLSWITILRRREGYRKAFAGFDVHKVAAFTDEDVERLMQDAGIIRNRLKILAAISNAKLFIDIQQEFGSFDKYLYSFMPGGKPIINHHHKIPASTPESDAISKDMKKRGFKFFGTTICYAHMQATGMVNDHIPECSFK; encoded by the coding sequence ATGAATGACAATCCCCAGGGAATAATCCGTTGCAGTTGGGCGGGCACCGATCCACTTTACAATAAATACCACGACGAAGAGTGGGGCAAAGAAGTACACGATGATAAAACGCTTTTCGAGTTTCTGATCCTCGAATCTGCCCAGGCTGGTTTAAGCTGGATAACTATTTTACGCAGGAGGGAGGGCTACCGCAAAGCCTTTGCCGGTTTTGACGTACACAAAGTAGCTGCCTTTACCGATGAGGATGTGGAACGCCTGATGCAGGATGCCGGCATTATTCGTAACCGGTTAAAAATCCTGGCAGCCATCAGCAACGCCAAATTGTTCATCGATATACAACAGGAATTTGGCTCGTTTGATAAATACCTGTACAGCTTTATGCCCGGCGGTAAACCCATTATCAATCATCATCATAAAATTCCCGCCAGTACGCCTGAATCAGATGCCATTAGTAAGGATATGAAAAAGCGGGGCTTTAAGTTTTTTGGCACCACCATTTGTTATGCCCATATGCAGGCAACGGGTATGGTGAACGATCATATACCGGAGTGTAGTTTCAAATGA
- a CDS encoding biopolymer transporter ExbD, producing the protein MYQSKSRRELFDVDMFSMFSLLLIVLMFLLFYGRPLPRSPIDINLPVGHSMTGDIPESDFGTILVGENKVMFGLESTDVRVDALKQMAKIYDVPFSSDDITKFGKTDFIGTPLNSLKKYITNYYNFTDYRAQSGLLPDLACDDELFNWIRCSRKATIKQHDTQMRIAIAADGETPYPVIKKIISVLHKQHVNRFTIVYSFIWQK; encoded by the coding sequence ATGTATCAATCAAAATCCCGTCGCGAACTATTTGATGTAGACATGTTTTCGATGTTCAGCTTGTTATTGATTGTATTGATGTTTCTATTATTTTATGGAAGGCCTTTGCCCCGAAGCCCTATTGATATTAATTTGCCAGTTGGTCATTCTATGACTGGCGATATCCCTGAAAGTGATTTTGGAACCATATTAGTTGGAGAAAACAAGGTAATGTTTGGACTCGAATCTACAGATGTTCGCGTAGACGCATTAAAACAAATGGCCAAAATATATGATGTCCCGTTTTCATCGGATGATATAACTAAATTTGGCAAAACTGACTTTATCGGTACCCCGTTAAACTCACTAAAAAAATATATCACCAACTACTACAATTTTACCGACTATCGCGCACAGTCAGGTTTATTGCCCGATTTAGCATGTGACGACGAACTATTCAATTGGATAAGATGCTCAAGAAAGGCAACAATAAAACAACACGATACCCAAATGCGCATCGCTATCGCGGCCGACGGCGAAACGCCTTACCCGGTTATTAAGAAAATTATAAGTGTATTGCACAAGCAGCACGTAAATAGATTCACCATAGTATATTCTTTTATATGGCAAAAATGA
- a CDS encoding carboxymuconolactone decarboxylase family protein, whose translation MGRLVKEFDSYRTRMNDRIMETANTNIKRFFALDTTSYADGALDVKTKEMLGLVASMVLRCDDCIKYHLGKCHEAGVNSDEMNEIFMIANLVGGSIVIPHYRRAVEYWDELNEV comes from the coding sequence GTGGGAAGACTTGTAAAAGAATTTGACAGCTATCGCACCAGGATGAACGATAGGATAATGGAAACTGCCAACACCAATATCAAACGCTTTTTCGCGTTGGATACCACCAGCTATGCCGATGGCGCGCTTGATGTAAAAACCAAAGAAATGCTTGGCCTGGTTGCCAGTATGGTATTGCGCTGCGACGATTGCATTAAATACCACTTAGGGAAATGCCACGAAGCAGGCGTTAACAGCGACGAAATGAACGAGATATTTATGATTGCCAATTTGGTAGGCGGGTCAATTGTAATCCCACATTACCGTAGGGCTGTAGAGTATTGGGATGAGTTAAACGAGGTTTAG
- a CDS encoding VOC family protein gives MESLSPNIFVKDINETIKFYHLLGFELVVTVPETGNDLIWAMMAKGNVTMMFQTMASLGEELPDISRQDGASMLLYIKLKNIRAFFESVKDLVPVLKGLETTFYGATEFSIKDNNNYVLTFAEDE, from the coding sequence ATGGAAAGCTTGTCGCCCAATATTTTTGTTAAGGATATTAACGAAACTATAAAATTTTATCACCTGCTGGGTTTTGAACTGGTAGTAACCGTACCCGAAACCGGTAATGACCTCATTTGGGCCATGATGGCCAAAGGTAACGTAACCATGATGTTTCAAACCATGGCCAGCCTGGGCGAAGAGCTTCCCGATATCAGCCGGCAGGATGGGGCTTCGATGTTGCTATATATCAAACTTAAAAACATCCGGGCATTTTTTGAATCGGTAAAAGATCTGGTGCCTGTTTTGAAAGGCTTAGAAACAACTTTTTACGGCGCCACCGAGTTTTCGATTAAGGACAATAACAACTACGTGCTTACGTTTGCCGAGGACGAGTAA
- a CDS encoding AI-2E family transporter → MPAKKIAAPFYERLALTLLGFLALGYLIIVGKDILDPLIFGFIFAILLLPVSNFLEKKLRLPRSMSSLASILLLVALVGGILYLVGSQISNLANDWPMLKSQVSQSIHDLQDWVQSAFHINAAKQLKYVDDASKKIMESGTDVVSTAFGAISSLMIFYVFIMIFTFFILLYRRLLLRFIIWVFRDENSAVVMDIVENIQSIMRQYILGLLLEMFIVASVAITVFLLIGIKYAALLGIIVGLFNIIPYIGIFTALLLSTIITFATGNIGKTVTVAVSVIVIHAVDANFLLPTIVGSKVRLNALISFIGIILGEMIWGLSGMFLSIPVIAIFKIIFDRIESLKPWGYLLGGDYESNKKAAEKLKVE, encoded by the coding sequence ATGCCGGCAAAAAAAATTGCAGCCCCTTTTTACGAACGACTTGCGCTTACCCTGCTGGGTTTTCTTGCCCTTGGTTATCTCATCATTGTAGGAAAAGACATTCTCGACCCATTAATCTTCGGGTTTATATTTGCCATCCTGTTGCTGCCGGTTTCTAACTTCCTTGAGAAAAAGCTCCGCCTGCCGCGCAGCATGTCATCATTGGCATCCATCCTTTTATTGGTGGCTCTGGTTGGCGGCATACTATACCTGGTAGGTTCGCAAATATCAAACCTTGCCAACGATTGGCCGATGCTAAAAAGCCAGGTATCGCAATCCATTCACGATTTGCAGGATTGGGTGCAATCGGCATTCCATATAAACGCGGCCAAACAATTAAAATATGTAGATGATGCCTCAAAAAAAATAATGGAATCTGGAACCGACGTGGTAAGCACTGCTTTTGGTGCAATCTCGTCGCTCATGATATTTTATGTGTTTATCATGATCTTCACTTTTTTTATTTTGCTTTACAGGCGGCTTCTCCTTCGTTTTATCATCTGGGTATTCAGGGATGAGAACTCGGCCGTAGTGATGGATATTGTAGAAAACATTCAGTCGATCATGAGGCAGTATATATTGGGGCTATTGCTTGAAATGTTTATAGTAGCCAGTGTTGCCATTACCGTTTTTTTATTAATTGGTATAAAATACGCAGCATTGCTGGGTATCATTGTAGGTTTATTTAACATCATCCCGTATATAGGTATTTTCACGGCGCTGCTATTAAGCACCATCATCACTTTTGCTACCGGCAATATTGGCAAAACGGTAACGGTAGCTGTTAGCGTAATTGTAATACACGCCGTAGATGCCAACTTTTTGCTACCAACTATTGTGGGTTCAAAGGTGAGGCTTAACGCCCTTATCTCGTTCATCGGCATTATCCTCGGCGAAATGATCTGGGGGCTTTCGGGCATGTTCCTTTCTATACCCGTTATTGCTATTTTCAAAATTATATTTGACCGCATTGAAAGCCTTAAACCCTGGGGTTACCTATTAGGAGGCGACTATGAGTCAAATAAAAAAGCTGCCGAAAAGCTGAAAGTTGAATGA
- a CDS encoding MBL fold metallo-hydrolase: protein MIRKYLALSVIVCALMPFGVKAQVKLAPSFRLVPLGVLGGIDESNLSAYMLAASSSNNYICLDAGTLHYGIKKAIENKAFPVSQEKVLRQYIKGYFISHAHLDHLAGLIINSPDDSTKNIYGLQSTLQTLKTHYFTWASWANFADDGESPALKKFHYKPLEPGNEVAIENTALKVQAFPLSHSNLTSTAFLVHSNDAYILYLGDTGPDAVEKSTNLQKLWEAVAPLVKNKQLKAIMIEVSFPSEQPDKTLFGHLTPHWLMAEMDKLAALAGPDAIKGLNIVVTHLKPPAKSIAQIKAELKIENKTGLNLIYPEQGKPLTF, encoded by the coding sequence ATGATCCGTAAATACCTTGCTTTAAGTGTTATTGTATGTGCGCTGATGCCTTTTGGGGTAAAGGCACAAGTTAAACTTGCACCTTCATTCAGGCTGGTGCCTTTGGGCGTACTTGGGGGCATTGATGAAAGCAACCTATCGGCCTACATGCTGGCAGCAAGCAGCAGTAACAATTATATATGCTTAGATGCCGGTACACTGCATTATGGCATAAAAAAAGCCATCGAAAACAAGGCTTTCCCTGTTTCGCAGGAAAAAGTATTAAGGCAATACATCAAAGGATATTTCATTTCGCATGCCCATCTCGACCACCTTGCGGGCTTAATCATCAACTCACCCGACGACAGTACTAAAAATATTTACGGCCTGCAAAGTACGCTTCAAACACTCAAAACCCACTACTTTACCTGGGCAAGCTGGGCCAACTTTGCCGATGACGGGGAAAGCCCCGCTTTAAAAAAGTTTCATTACAAACCACTTGAGCCCGGCAACGAGGTGGCTATAGAAAACACCGCGCTAAAAGTACAGGCATTCCCGCTAAGCCATTCAAACCTCACCAGCACCGCCTTTTTGGTGCATAGCAACGATGCTTATATTTTATATTTAGGCGATACCGGTCCCGATGCTGTTGAAAAAAGCACCAACCTTCAAAAGCTTTGGGAAGCTGTTGCCCCCCTGGTTAAAAACAAACAATTAAAAGCCATCATGATTGAGGTTTCGTTCCCGAGCGAACAACCTGATAAAACATTATTTGGCCACCTTACCCCCCACTGGCTGATGGCCGAAATGGATAAACTGGCCGCGTTAGCCGGTCCGGATGCTATAAAAGGACTAAATATTGTGGTTACACATTTAAAGCCACCGGCAAAAAGCATCGCCCAAATAAAAGCAGAACTTAAAATTGAAAATAAAACAGGCTTAAATTTAATTTACCCGGAACAAGGCAAGCCGCTTACTTTTTGA
- a CDS encoding alpha/beta hydrolase, producing the protein MKNRIKTCLLLCFLLCTGSAFAQQGKVIEEQIVKSKILKRNVKYTIYLPADYETANRTYPVVYLLHGYSDDNTGWLQFGEINRFADQAILDGTIPPMIIVMPDGGTSWYINSYDGKEKYEDFFIKEFIPHIEQAYRIKTERQYRGVAGLSMGGYGTMIYAIKYPQLFSAAAALSAAVFPDDQMVNQPDDNYEHVFGQLFGRGLKGKDRLTKDWQANSVLNLVQNKTTDELSKVRYWIDCGDDDFLTIGNSMLHIALTEKKVPHEFRMRDGAHNWTYWRTGITNALSFIGDGFRQK; encoded by the coding sequence ATGAAAAACAGAATTAAAACGTGCTTGCTGCTTTGCTTTTTGCTATGCACAGGGAGTGCCTTCGCCCAGCAAGGCAAAGTAATAGAAGAACAAATTGTTAAAAGCAAAATTTTAAAACGCAACGTTAAATACACCATTTACCTGCCTGCCGATTATGAAACGGCAAACCGTACTTACCCTGTGGTATACCTTTTACACGGATACTCCGATGACAACACCGGCTGGCTGCAATTTGGCGAAATAAACCGTTTTGCCGACCAGGCTATTCTGGATGGTACCATACCGCCAATGATTATTGTGATGCCCGATGGCGGTACCAGCTGGTATATTAACTCCTACGATGGCAAAGAAAAATACGAGGATTTTTTTATCAAAGAATTCATACCCCATATTGAGCAGGCCTATCGTATAAAAACAGAAAGACAATACCGCGGAGTTGCCGGCCTATCCATGGGAGGCTACGGCACCATGATTTACGCTATAAAATATCCGCAACTGTTTTCGGCGGCGGCGGCATTAAGCGCGGCGGTATTCCCGGATGACCAGATGGTTAACCAGCCCGATGACAATTACGAACACGTTTTTGGCCAGCTATTTGGGCGTGGATTGAAGGGTAAAGACCGACTGACTAAAGATTGGCAGGCAAATTCAGTATTGAACCTGGTACAAAATAAAACGACAGACGAATTGAGCAAAGTGCGCTACTGGATTGATTGCGGCGATGATGACTTTTTAACCATAGGCAACAGCATGCTGCACATAGCACTGACAGAAAAAAAAGTACCCCATGAATTCAGGATGCGCGATGGCGCCCATAACTGGACGTACTGGCGCACAGGGATCACCAATGCCCTCAGTTTTATAGGTGATGGCTTCAGGCAGAAGTGA